TAATAAACCACGATTTAAAACCCATCCCCAAAATCCCGAACGCTTAGGAGTCACAAGAATTGTTTGCCCTTCAGTTTTACCACCTTCGATCATTCGCAGTGTAAATATAATGTAGAAATGCAGAAAATCCGGGCCTAGCGTCACAGTTCCAGTGCTGCCATACCAGTAACACATACTATAAGTAACTTCGTTGCAATATAAAGGACGAATCAGGCGAATTAACCAAGAATCATCACCTCCTCGTGTAGTGTTGCTGAAGCTAATAGCGTTAGGGTTGAGGTTTTGAGAATCAAATACAATCTCTAAGGGCAGATTGTGTACTGTATTGAAATGGTGAGCATCAATCGCATTAATTAGTAAGACATTGGGATGACAGTTTTTGACAAATCGAGTTCCCAATGTATAATCGCAATCTGCCTGTTCTAACTCTGGTACAAAAGGCAGCGAACTTGGCTTTTCTTCTCCCACCCAAACCCAAATCATGCCGTACTTTTCTGCCGTATGCCAAGTTTTAATACACACAGGTAGCGGTTTTCCGATAGAAGGAACATCTACACAAATTCCGCGACTGTCATACTTCCAATTATGAAAAAAGCAGCGAATTCCATCATCTTCTACCTTACCTTCTGCTAAATGAGCGCCCATGTGTGGACAATAAGCATCTATAGCTACTACCTGACCACTAACTCCCCGGTAAATCGCCAGATTTCTACCTAGCAATGTTATAGCTTTTACCTGGCCAAGCTTTAATTTTTTTGATGGGAATGTCCAGTACCATCCTTCTATAAATTGTGTTGAGTTATTAAAGTTTAAGTGTGGGTTGGTAGATGGCATACAAGTTAAATAAGAACACAATCTTGCACAAATTTTAATGATGATTCTGACTTCCACATCCGTTGTCCAGAACGGGTGAGATTGTCATAATTAATTTCAGTTAAACAAACTAATTCATCCCCTAACCGATAATCGGGATTTTTTGCCTCAAAAAATTGGATATGGGGATTAGTTTGTCGTCCTGATGGAATTTCAATCAACCCCTCCCGTAAAATTTGGGGATGCGGAAATCGGACAATACCACTTGCTTCTTGATATAAGCTACCATAATATTCCTGTGCCAAATTACCCATTAAATGCTTAACATCAGTAGGTGTTGTGACATCATAACGGGGGTAGAAATCTTGCCAAAAAGTAGGGAGAAAACGATAAGTGCGAAAACCAGAGCAAATTAGCAGCCAGTAAAGTTTATTTGCTGCATAGTGTTGATGCAAAAAGTTGATGGCGGCAATCCAACTACGTGGTAGTGTTGTACTCGACCAAGCACTAGGATCAACAATAGTGTCGCCGGAATACACCACACTAATTTTTTCTCCCAAAAAAGTCTTTTGGCATAACATCAGAGTTGAAAATCCTTTAAGT
This portion of the Nostoc sp. GT001 genome encodes:
- a CDS encoding aromatic ring-hydroxylating dioxygenase subunit alpha is translated as MPSTNPHLNFNNSTQFIEGWYWTFPSKKLKLGQVKAITLLGRNLAIYRGVSGQVVAIDAYCPHMGAHLAEGKVEDDGIRCFFHNWKYDSRGICVDVPSIGKPLPVCIKTWHTAEKYGMIWVWVGEEKPSSLPFVPELEQADCDYTLGTRFVKNCHPNVLLINAIDAHHFNTVHNLPLEIVFDSQNLNPNAISFSNTTRGGDDSWLIRLIRPLYCNEVTYSMCYWYGSTGTVTLGPDFLHFYIIFTLRMIEGGKTEGQTILVTPKRSGFWGWVLNRGLLWLTQQVGNYFAKGDTQVFQTIQFDLKTPTKADQSILQFIQHVNQQKALTWGTWETINYQNVQTLSTPSPEHGFKI